The DNA segment CCACGGCTCACCGCGCTGAGTCAAAGTGGCCACAAGCAAAAGGACGCACACCcttcgcacacaaacacagatacgCAGGCGCTTTTAACTTCGAACTGTTTTTAAGGCCAATTGAGCAAAAGAGCTCCAGCTGAATATTTGGGTGGCAGTTgctccaaagaaaacaaaatcttGAAGGTTCACAGATACTCAAAATGAAGGTTGGAAGGGAGAGAGTTAAAAGGTTGGACCGGGACGTCGGATCGAAAGGTCATTTATAAAGGTGTTTGACCGCCTGACAGGCAGCTCAGACGAACACACAAACCTCGGCAATTTTTCAACCTCTTTACCCGAAGCGCACGCTTCACCGTGGTAGAAACTCTGAGACATAAACACGAGATGCGTCCTCACCTGCGATCCCTTGCAGCAGCCCGCACACGTTGAAGATGCTCTTCTTCATGATGCTCTGGAAGCACATGGTGAAGACCGAGATGAACGCCACGGCACACAGCAGCAGGATCCCCGCCGCCAGGAAGATGGAGGTGGCCTGCCAGAACCCGCTGGCGATCTCCCCAAAGTGTATGGCGTACGGCCCGCACAGTATCCGGCGCTTCAGGTGGGGCAGTTTGACGCAGCGGCCGTAGATGCCCAGCGTGGGCCGGTAGGCCTCTCCGGCCGCCGTGGCCCCGTGGGGAGCGAAGCCGGCGTCGGGGGTGCGAGGGAATCCGACCAGCCAGTCGGTGCTCATGAAGGCGATGAGCTCCCCGAAGGCGGCCAC comes from the Gasterosteus aculeatus chromosome 14, fGasAcu3.hap1.1, whole genome shotgun sequence genome and includes:
- the lhfpl2a gene encoding LHFPL tetraspan subfamily member 2a protein; protein product: MCHVIVTCRSMLWTLLSIVAAFGELIAFMSTDWLVGFPRTPDAGFAPHGATAAGEAYRPTLGIYGRCVKLPHLKRRILCGPYAIHFGEIASGFWQATSIFLAAGILLLCAVAFISVFTMCFQSIMKKSIFNVCGLLQGIAGLFLILGLMLYPAGWGSEKVQLYCGADASPYRAGLCSMGWAFYTAMGGTVLTFVCAVFSAQAEIATSSDKVQEEIEEGKSLICLL